The Azospirillum sp. TSH100 genome includes a region encoding these proteins:
- a CDS encoding M23 family metallopeptidase, which produces MPVRYRWGLAALAFVPSAAFAQAPAGAPALEVPVRCRIGTDCFVQNYVDADPGPGMRDFACGRLSYDGHKGTDFRLTDLEAMRRGVAVVAAAPGTVARVRDGMDDVSIRQSGGAPAGREAGNAVVVDHGNGWETQYSHLKRGSIAVKPGDRVEAGTVLAQVGLSGNTEFPHVDFGIRHDGHTLDPYTGKEVGIGEAPACSADQAAAAVPSGTLWSAEARRTLAYRPSAVLGAGLAPEAPKAEVARNGGYGYGGRPMPADTPVLGVWTELMGGRQSDRVTLEVTGPDGRRLFRNEGAVPRPLAVLFFGTEVKKPAPCPWAPGPYRVTVTLRHGDETVLREERRVELR; this is translated from the coding sequence GTGCCGGTCCGATATCGCTGGGGCCTTGCAGCTCTCGCCTTCGTGCCGTCCGCCGCATTCGCCCAGGCTCCCGCCGGTGCGCCGGCGCTGGAGGTGCCGGTGCGCTGCCGGATCGGGACGGACTGCTTCGTCCAGAATTATGTCGATGCCGATCCGGGGCCGGGGATGCGGGACTTCGCCTGCGGGCGACTGAGCTATGACGGGCACAAGGGGACCGATTTCCGGCTGACCGACCTGGAGGCGATGCGGCGCGGGGTGGCGGTGGTGGCCGCCGCCCCCGGCACGGTGGCCCGCGTGCGCGACGGGATGGACGACGTCAGCATCCGGCAGAGCGGTGGCGCGCCGGCCGGGCGTGAGGCCGGCAATGCGGTGGTGGTCGACCATGGCAACGGCTGGGAGACCCAGTACAGCCACCTGAAGCGCGGCAGCATCGCGGTCAAGCCGGGTGACCGGGTGGAGGCGGGCACGGTGCTGGCCCAGGTCGGGCTGTCCGGCAACACCGAATTCCCCCATGTCGATTTCGGCATCCGCCATGACGGCCATACCCTCGACCCCTACACCGGGAAGGAGGTCGGGATCGGGGAGGCGCCGGCCTGTTCCGCCGATCAGGCTGCCGCAGCGGTTCCGTCGGGCACGCTGTGGAGCGCCGAGGCGCGCCGGACGCTCGCCTACCGGCCGAGCGCCGTGCTCGGCGCCGGTCTGGCGCCCGAGGCGCCGAAGGCGGAGGTGGCCCGGAATGGCGGTTATGGCTATGGCGGCCGGCCAATGCCGGCCGACACGCCGGTGCTGGGCGTGTGGACGGAGCTGATGGGCGGACGCCAGAGCGACCGGGTGACGCTGGAGGTCACCGGGCCCGACGGACGCCGCCTGTTCCGCAACGAGGGCGCTGTGCCGCGTCCGCTGGCCGTGCTGTTTTTCGGCACCGAGGTGAAGAAGCCCGCCCCCTGTCCTTGGGCGCCCGGTCCCTACCGGGTGACGGTGACGCTGCGCCATGGCGACGAGACGGTGCTGCGGGAGGAGCGGCGGGTGGAGTTGCGCTGA
- a CDS encoding helix-turn-helix domain-containing protein gives MTSRRHIEGTARLKEDSACPIVRDVLTRVGDKWSVLAVVMLGSGPKRFNELKRLIEGISQRMLTLTLRSLERDGLVSRTVFATVPPRVDYALTPLGETLLRTLKELADWASDNADEILRARASFDQRDNDPVPVAATFTSR, from the coding sequence TTGACGTCACGAAGGCACATCGAGGGAACCGCCCGCCTCAAGGAGGACAGCGCCTGCCCCATCGTGCGCGACGTCCTCACCAGGGTTGGCGACAAATGGAGCGTGCTCGCCGTCGTCATGCTGGGATCGGGACCGAAGCGCTTCAACGAACTGAAACGGTTGATCGAAGGCATCTCGCAGCGGATGCTGACGCTGACCCTGCGCAGCCTGGAGCGTGACGGGCTGGTGTCCCGCACCGTTTTCGCCACGGTGCCGCCACGGGTCGACTATGCCCTGACCCCACTGGGCGAGACGCTGCTGCGGACGCTGAAGGAGCTGGCGGACTGGGCGAGCGACAATGCGGACGAAATCCTCCGCGCCCGCGCCAGCTTCGACCAGCGTGACAACGACCCGGTGCCGGTGGCCGCGACCTTCACGTCCCGCTGA
- a CDS encoding TetR/AcrR family transcriptional regulator: protein MGAESTRRQIVEAADRLFYEQGFAATSFADIAAAVRLSRGNFYYHFKTKDEILDAVIALRLANTGRMLEAWEVETGDPAERIRNFIHILVMNRAKIMQYGCPVGTLCNELSKLDHVAKEDAARLFTLFRDWLARQFSALGRDTDADALAMHLLMRSQGVATLATAFRDDAFIRREVEDMSIWLEAQRPDASRLDRLF, encoded by the coding sequence ATGGGTGCCGAAAGCACGCGCCGGCAGATCGTGGAAGCTGCCGACCGGCTCTTCTATGAGCAGGGATTCGCAGCCACCTCCTTCGCCGACATCGCTGCGGCCGTCCGGCTGTCCCGCGGCAATTTCTATTATCACTTCAAGACGAAGGACGAGATCCTGGATGCGGTGATCGCCCTGCGCCTCGCCAACACCGGCAGGATGCTGGAGGCCTGGGAGGTCGAAACCGGCGATCCGGCGGAGCGTATCCGCAACTTCATCCATATTCTCGTGATGAACCGGGCGAAGATCATGCAGTACGGCTGCCCGGTCGGCACGCTCTGCAACGAACTTTCCAAACTCGATCACGTTGCCAAAGAGGATGCGGCCAGGCTCTTCACCCTGTTCCGGGATTGGCTGGCCCGCCAGTTCTCGGCACTTGGACGCGACACCGACGCCGATGCGCTTGCCATGCATCTTCTGATGCGCAGCCAGGGCGTCGCAACACTTGCCACTGCCTTCCGCGACGACGCCTTCATCCGGCGCGAGGTTGAGGACATGAGCATCTGGCTGGAGGCCCAGCGTCCCGACGCAAGCCGCCTCGACCGCCTTTTCTGA
- a CDS encoding FMN-dependent NADH-azoreductase, which yields MTILHVDSSINGDGSMSRALSHAVVAHLAALSPSQTVVRRNLAAEPLPHLARAGVENAPVLEEFLAARTIVVGAPMYNFGIPSQLKAWLDHLAVPGKTFRYGAQGPEGLCGGRRLIVVSTRGGIFSAGSPYAAFDHQEGHLQAFFRFLGITDITVIRAEGLAMGEEAQQRSVEAAKAQIQTLAA from the coding sequence ATGACCATACTCCATGTCGACAGCAGCATAAATGGCGACGGCAGCATGAGCCGCGCGCTCAGCCATGCCGTCGTCGCCCATCTTGCCGCCCTGTCTCCGTCGCAGACCGTCGTCCGCCGCAACCTCGCGGCCGAGCCGCTTCCGCATCTCGCCCGGGCCGGGGTCGAGAACGCTCCGGTTCTGGAGGAGTTCCTGGCGGCACGGACCATCGTGGTTGGGGCGCCGATGTATAATTTCGGCATTCCGTCGCAACTGAAGGCGTGGCTCGACCATCTGGCCGTGCCGGGCAAGACCTTCCGCTATGGCGCGCAGGGACCGGAAGGGCTGTGCGGCGGCCGCCGGCTGATCGTGGTCTCCACCCGTGGCGGCATCTTCTCCGCCGGTTCCCCCTATGCCGCCTTCGATCACCAGGAGGGGCATCTCCAGGCCTTCTTCCGCTTCCTCGGCATTACGGACATCACCGTCATCCGGGCCGAGGGTCTCGCCATGGGCGAGGAGGCGCAGCAGCGTTCGGTGGAGGCGGCCAAGGCCCAAATCCAGACGCTGGCCGCATAG
- a CDS encoding DNA-3-methyladenine glycosylase I: MNATIPGPDGRPRCRWCAAAPEFFAYHDTEWGFPVGDDRRLFEKLCLEAFQSGLSWRTILAKRENFRAAFEGFDFERIAAFTQADVKRLMTNDGIVRHRGKIEAVVNNARRARELVEREGSLAAYVWRFEPPAEECAPPQTASTSPASVALSKDLKKRGWSFVGPTTVYAFMQAMGLINDHVEGCAMHGEVERARAAFRRPGRKIGGG; this comes from the coding sequence ATGAACGCGACGATCCCCGGTCCTGACGGACGGCCACGCTGCCGCTGGTGCGCGGCGGCGCCCGAATTCTTCGCCTATCACGATACCGAATGGGGATTTCCCGTCGGCGATGACCGCCGCCTGTTCGAGAAGCTCTGCCTGGAAGCTTTCCAGTCGGGCCTGAGCTGGCGCACCATCCTCGCCAAGCGAGAGAATTTCCGCGCGGCCTTTGAAGGGTTCGATTTCGAGCGGATCGCCGCCTTCACCCAGGCCGATGTCAAACGGCTGATGACCAACGACGGCATCGTCCGTCACCGCGGCAAGATCGAGGCGGTCGTCAACAATGCCCGGCGTGCGCGGGAACTGGTGGAGCGGGAGGGCTCCCTGGCCGCCTATGTCTGGCGTTTCGAACCGCCGGCCGAGGAGTGTGCGCCGCCGCAGACCGCCTCCACTTCCCCGGCGTCGGTCGCCCTGTCGAAGGACCTGAAGAAACGCGGCTGGTCCTTCGTCGGCCCGACGACCGTCTATGCCTTCATGCAGGCGATGGGACTGATCAACGATCACGTCGAAGGCTGTGCGATGCATGGCGAGGTGGAGCGGGCGCGGGCCGCATTCCGGCGGCCGGGTCGGAAGATCGGCGGAGGCTGA
- a CDS encoding YheC/YheD family protein translates to MLAEAALQGVSLVLLDSGAWDRDRGLIAGECWTPAGWTAGWFPLPDLVVIRTAAGAGWLELDGWIRRNRPVIADSAMDKLAFHALLSGSPLSSHAIPTVAIPADAVDATLAAVFREHRNAVVKPVDGRRGFGIQFIHREADASGLGGPSDDGGSDDGGVWRVQHGRSTLRGTLEDAVAHVRARIAGRLHYRGYLAQRFIRSVAGDGRSADIRVHVQRRADGAWGVTRAYVRLAEAGSFLTNTSQGGYQGPLDGFLLGRRAAGAADLRDRIPALALEVARLIETTKPLPLSELGVDLALDDDGHLWVIEANAFPQSSLHEQTRAEHAIGYAIAVARGEAGAWGDMVWGDMAWEDRAR, encoded by the coding sequence ATGCTTGCGGAAGCGGCCCTTCAGGGCGTCTCTCTGGTTCTTCTCGACAGCGGCGCCTGGGATCGGGACCGCGGCCTGATCGCCGGGGAGTGCTGGACCCCGGCCGGTTGGACCGCCGGCTGGTTCCCGCTGCCCGATCTGGTGGTGATCAGGACGGCGGCCGGTGCCGGCTGGCTCGAACTTGACGGCTGGATCCGCCGGAACCGCCCGGTCATTGCCGACTCCGCCATGGACAAGCTGGCCTTCCACGCGCTGCTGTCCGGCAGTCCGCTGAGCTCCCACGCCATCCCGACCGTCGCCATTCCCGCCGACGCCGTGGACGCCACGCTGGCCGCCGTCTTCCGCGAGCACCGGAACGCGGTCGTGAAGCCGGTCGACGGACGCCGCGGTTTCGGCATCCAGTTCATCCATCGGGAAGCCGATGCTTCCGGTCTCGGCGGGCCGTCGGACGATGGTGGGTCGGACGATGGTGGTGTCTGGCGGGTCCAGCACGGCCGGAGCACCCTCCGCGGCACGCTGGAGGACGCGGTGGCCCATGTCCGGGCGCGGATCGCCGGCCGGCTGCATTATCGCGGCTATCTGGCGCAGCGCTTCATCCGTTCGGTGGCGGGCGACGGCCGGTCGGCCGACATCCGGGTCCATGTCCAGCGCCGGGCCGACGGTGCATGGGGCGTCACCCGCGCCTATGTCCGGCTGGCCGAGGCGGGAAGCTTCCTGACCAACACCAGCCAGGGCGGCTACCAGGGTCCGCTCGACGGCTTCCTGCTGGGGCGGCGCGCGGCCGGGGCGGCGGACCTGCGGGACCGCATCCCCGCCCTGGCTCTGGAGGTCGCCCGGCTGATCGAGACGACCAAGCCCCTTCCGCTGTCGGAACTGGGCGTCGATCTGGCGCTGGACGACGATGGTCATCTCTGGGTGATCGAGGCCAACGCGTTTCCCCAATCCAGCCTGCACGAGCAGACCCGCGCCGAGCACGCCATCGGTTACGCCATCGCAGTCGCCCGTGGGGAGGCTGGGGCCTGGGGAGATATGGTCTGGGGGGATATGGCTTGGGAGGACAGGGCCCGATAG
- a CDS encoding carbohydrate-binding domain-containing protein, whose amino-acid sequence MANSTYTGRGETIVVIDSGWSPTWEAASRVVYQHDYANNDADARNPNADTHGALVTSSILSQAPDLNIIALKVMPDGASTASGSAIEQALQWVVAHASDYNVVGVNLSLAGGSATSEMTTLLSDELASLAAKRVLVSAAAGNAGQNGTATDVSYFAADHNTICVSASGGDGTMPGWAQRVPGITDICADGTDIRLTDLAGRTVTANGSSFSAPAVTAAVALAQQEAMALRGSALTQDEFLSLAKQTGTPIAGTGYTDLDTQALLAKIGQLYGTTATPTVPDPGAPSTTTAAILVNAKGTAAAGVNAHFTLLVDGHAVGSATVGTAAKNYAFTATLSADSAHKVQVQYDNDGFAGGQDRNLFINSVSVNGHSYAATDAAVTYDKGALDGHDVVKGQSGMWWNGTLVVAADKGLFATQSPAQAPAQAQAQVAELQAGDLLGHAVSAGTAALETADGAGWTSELLPAFQHADHGLHVWYDAHDMVHGVELAA is encoded by the coding sequence ATGGCGAACAGCACCTATACCGGCCGGGGTGAGACGATCGTCGTCATCGACAGCGGCTGGTCGCCGACCTGGGAAGCCGCTTCACGCGTGGTCTATCAGCACGACTACGCCAACAACGACGCCGACGCCCGCAACCCCAACGCCGACACCCACGGCGCCCTGGTGACCTCCAGCATCCTGTCACAGGCGCCGGACCTCAACATCATCGCGCTGAAGGTGATGCCGGACGGCGCCTCCACCGCATCGGGGTCGGCGATCGAGCAGGCACTGCAATGGGTCGTGGCCCATGCGTCGGACTACAACGTCGTCGGCGTCAACCTGTCGCTGGCCGGCGGCTCCGCCACGTCGGAGATGACCACCCTGCTGTCGGACGAGTTGGCGAGCCTCGCCGCCAAGCGGGTGCTGGTCTCGGCCGCCGCCGGCAATGCCGGGCAAAATGGGACGGCGACCGACGTGTCCTATTTCGCCGCCGACCACAACACGATCTGCGTCAGCGCGTCGGGCGGCGACGGCACCATGCCGGGCTGGGCCCAGCGCGTCCCCGGCATCACCGACATCTGCGCCGACGGCACCGACATCCGGCTGACCGATCTGGCTGGACGGACGGTGACGGCCAATGGCTCCTCCTTCTCGGCGCCCGCGGTGACCGCCGCTGTGGCGCTCGCCCAGCAGGAGGCCATGGCGTTGCGCGGCAGCGCTCTGACCCAGGACGAGTTCCTGTCGCTGGCCAAGCAGACCGGTACGCCGATCGCCGGCACCGGCTACACCGACCTCGACACCCAGGCGCTGCTGGCGAAGATCGGCCAGCTCTATGGCACGACGGCGACGCCGACGGTTCCCGATCCAGGTGCTCCGTCCACCACCACCGCCGCCATCCTGGTCAATGCCAAGGGCACGGCGGCGGCGGGGGTGAACGCCCATTTCACCCTGCTGGTCGACGGTCATGCGGTCGGCAGCGCCACGGTGGGCACGGCGGCCAAGAATTACGCCTTCACCGCCACCCTGTCGGCCGACAGCGCCCACAAGGTGCAGGTCCAGTACGACAATGACGGCTTCGCCGGCGGCCAGGACCGCAACCTGTTCATCAACAGCGTCAGCGTGAACGGCCACAGCTATGCCGCCACCGACGCCGCGGTGACCTACGACAAGGGCGCGCTCGACGGGCACGACGTGGTCAAGGGCCAGAGCGGCATGTGGTGGAACGGCACGCTGGTGGTCGCCGCCGACAAGGGCCTGTTCGCCACCCAATCCCCGGCCCAGGCCCCGGCCCAGGCCCAGGCCCAGGTGGCGGAGCTTCAGGCCGGCGACCTGCTGGGACATGCGGTGTCGGCAGGCACGGCGGCACTGGAGACGGCCGATGGTGCCGGCTGGACGTCGGAACTGCTCCCGGCCTTCCAGCATGCCGACCATGGCCTGCACGTCTGGTACGATGCGCACGACATGGTGCATGGGGTCGAACTGGCGGCGTAA
- a CDS encoding glycosyltransferase family 1 protein has protein sequence MLHELPATSAMCLSPSPPAPATVVAIEGTTFHGPEAMTGIGRYVRNMTRCLARIHADRGVRLLATVGRLDHAAQLAETVAHDVQAHLFPPLLPEASVPASRVRPLDRLEQDLIALGATVYFDPNPFALYKGFFAPKRLRHAAMVHDLVPLTYRSAYFEIWPDAVKAEYMRRLTHLAEAADVLLFPSRATAEEFRRLTRPHPGLVQCITGEGVDPVFLTPSSTMATPTAGIPADIPIDIPADRRPFMLMVSNLVDRRKNLGFTLTAYRHFLSLAASTRHAATGLEIVMASDTLIDRAQEHCRALGLGDRVRFRIAVSDEVLRQLYRDAALLVCPSAAEGFGLPVIEALACGTPVLSSNRAGLAEFDCDGWILPGDLSSETALAAGMLRALDRPRGDPETAHRYAARFDWNMVADRTYRALSSQAISPQTISPQAPASPRATAMA, from the coding sequence ATGCTGCATGAGCTGCCGGCCACCTCTGCCATGTGCCTTTCCCCGTCCCCTCCCGCGCCGGCGACGGTGGTCGCCATCGAGGGAACCACCTTCCACGGTCCGGAGGCCATGACCGGGATCGGCCGCTATGTCCGGAACATGACGCGCTGTCTGGCGCGGATCCATGCGGACCGGGGAGTCCGGCTTCTGGCCACGGTGGGGCGGCTGGACCATGCGGCGCAGCTGGCGGAGACGGTCGCGCACGACGTGCAGGCCCATCTGTTCCCGCCATTGCTTCCGGAGGCGTCCGTGCCCGCCAGCCGCGTCCGGCCCCTCGACAGGCTGGAACAGGATCTGATCGCACTGGGGGCGACCGTCTATTTCGACCCCAACCCCTTCGCCCTCTACAAGGGCTTCTTCGCGCCCAAGCGGCTGCGCCATGCGGCGATGGTCCACGATCTGGTGCCGCTGACCTACCGCTCGGCCTATTTCGAGATCTGGCCGGATGCGGTGAAGGCGGAATACATGCGGCGGCTCACCCATCTGGCGGAAGCAGCCGATGTCCTGCTCTTCCCGTCGCGGGCGACCGCCGAGGAGTTCCGCCGCCTCACCCGGCCCCACCCCGGCCTTGTGCAATGCATCACCGGCGAAGGGGTGGATCCGGTCTTTCTCACTCCGTCCAGCACCATGGCGACCCCCACGGCCGGCATCCCGGCCGATATCCCGATCGACATCCCGGCCGACCGCCGTCCCTTCATGCTGATGGTCTCGAACCTGGTGGACCGGCGCAAGAATCTGGGCTTCACGCTGACGGCATACCGGCATTTCCTGTCCCTGGCCGCATCCACCCGCCACGCGGCGACGGGACTGGAGATCGTCATGGCGTCGGACACGCTGATCGATCGGGCGCAGGAGCATTGCCGGGCGCTGGGGCTTGGCGACCGCGTCCGCTTCCGCATCGCGGTGTCCGACGAGGTCCTGCGGCAGCTCTACCGCGACGCCGCACTTCTGGTCTGTCCGTCGGCGGCCGAGGGCTTCGGCCTGCCGGTCATCGAGGCGCTCGCCTGCGGCACGCCGGTGCTGAGCAGCAACCGGGCCGGTCTGGCGGAATTCGACTGCGACGGCTGGATCCTGCCGGGCGACCTGTCGTCCGAAACGGCGCTTGCCGCCGGCATGTTGAGGGCGCTCGACCGGCCGCGTGGCGACCCGGAGACGGCACACCGCTACGCCGCCCGGTTCGACTGGAACATGGTCGCCGACCGCACCTATCGGGCCCTGTCCTCCCAAGCCATATCCCCCCAGACCATATCTCCCCAGGCCCCAGCCTCCCCACGGGCGACTGCGATGGCGTAA
- a CDS encoding right-handed parallel beta-helix repeat-containing protein, which yields MTDTQQAFYVATNGNDSWSGRLAAPNADGTDGPFATLERAQSAMRATGIRDTYVRGGTYAMARTVTLTAADSGVRIMAFPGETPVFSGGERVGGFTAIGGGLYAAATSATGLDLSIGGVRQKVAQTGDWNAGDAKSGWSVLEAAAGGASRTSLRIGAGDGAMAAVLAAGVQPGTMVQTFDTERLSDTIVGVASTDAGSRTINFTQPVKYALRSGGTYRLLNDDAFIRDAGEFAWQAETGRLVVKPQDPGTLLSQGAVVARLGTLVALNGASGITLQGLTFADTTWDGSALTLTNASGNSIAGNRFVNAGTAMTLTGSSANAIEANRMEHLGAGGIKVTYGSNANRISANSMDGIGEVLKDVAGIQLYGAGGTLISGNDIRNSARYGISIKNWDGATVNTDTVVEYNRLYNTMTETADGGAIEMLGRSNLDTRTVIRGNDIRNVGGLATDGSGWLDRQKSFGIYLDDMANGVTVQDNFIQNTGWASVFIHGGDSNTVTNNFATLSNPRERFIRLEWVPSAGSIGLLSNNRVTGNVISSSTGADYWEFWTPGSYTVAGNLLQGIRGLNGGDTLSSGLFANPAAGDFRLGGGAAAALGLSLGIHELDWARMGTAPLTVPGIPNPGTGGGSGTGTGGTSAASSGLAFSPLAYIASYADLSAAFGANAAAGAAHYAASGRAEGRAVSFDPLAYIASYGDLPAVFGTNGDAAAAHYITSGRAEGRTVSFDPLAYIASYGDLTAAFGTDRMAAAMHYIGSGRAEGRTVSFDPLSYLAANPDLAAAFGTDTIRADLHYLGSGRTEGRSTGFNASAYLAANADVAAATGGDLTAAMRHYILNGRLEGRALSPIAALAPARAAALLPDGAMLAAGIG from the coding sequence ATGACAGACACGCAGCAGGCTTTCTACGTCGCGACCAACGGCAACGATTCCTGGTCGGGGCGTTTGGCGGCACCCAATGCCGACGGCACCGATGGTCCCTTCGCCACGCTGGAACGGGCGCAGAGCGCGATGCGGGCGACCGGCATCCGCGACACCTATGTGCGCGGCGGCACCTATGCCATGGCGCGCACGGTCACGCTGACCGCGGCCGACAGCGGCGTGCGCATCATGGCCTTTCCCGGCGAGACGCCGGTGTTCAGCGGCGGCGAGCGGGTCGGCGGCTTCACCGCCATCGGCGGTGGGCTCTATGCCGCGGCGACGTCTGCGACCGGACTGGACCTCTCCATCGGCGGGGTGCGGCAGAAGGTGGCGCAGACCGGCGATTGGAACGCCGGCGACGCCAAGTCCGGCTGGTCGGTGCTGGAGGCCGCGGCCGGCGGTGCCAGCAGGACCAGCCTGCGCATCGGCGCCGGCGACGGGGCGATGGCGGCGGTGCTGGCCGCCGGGGTCCAGCCCGGCACCATGGTCCAGACCTTCGACACCGAACGGCTGTCCGACACCATCGTCGGCGTCGCCTCCACCGATGCCGGCAGCCGGACGATCAATTTCACGCAACCGGTGAAGTACGCCCTGCGCAGCGGCGGCACCTATCGCCTGCTGAACGACGACGCCTTCATCCGCGACGCCGGCGAATTCGCCTGGCAGGCCGAGACCGGCCGGCTGGTGGTGAAGCCGCAGGATCCCGGCACCCTGTTGAGCCAGGGTGCTGTGGTGGCGCGGCTGGGCACGCTTGTGGCGCTGAACGGGGCGAGCGGCATCACCCTCCAGGGGTTGACCTTTGCCGATACCACCTGGGACGGCTCTGCCCTGACGCTGACCAACGCGTCGGGCAACAGCATCGCCGGCAACCGCTTCGTCAATGCCGGCACGGCGATGACGCTGACCGGCTCGTCCGCCAACGCGATCGAAGCCAACCGGATGGAGCATCTGGGGGCCGGCGGCATCAAGGTCACCTACGGCAGCAACGCCAACCGCATCAGCGCCAACAGCATGGACGGCATCGGCGAGGTGCTGAAGGATGTCGCCGGCATCCAGCTCTATGGCGCCGGCGGCACGCTGATCTCCGGCAACGACATCCGCAACAGCGCGCGCTACGGCATCTCGATCAAGAACTGGGACGGCGCCACCGTCAACACCGACACGGTGGTGGAGTACAACCGCCTCTACAACACGATGACCGAGACCGCCGACGGCGGCGCCATCGAGATGCTGGGCCGGTCCAACCTCGACACCCGCACGGTCATCCGCGGCAACGACATCCGCAATGTCGGCGGGCTGGCGACCGACGGGTCGGGCTGGCTCGACCGCCAGAAGAGCTTCGGCATCTATCTGGACGACATGGCCAACGGCGTCACCGTTCAGGACAACTTCATCCAGAACACCGGCTGGGCCAGCGTCTTCATCCATGGCGGCGATTCCAACACCGTCACCAACAACTTCGCCACCCTGTCCAACCCGCGCGAACGCTTCATCCGCCTGGAATGGGTGCCGAGCGCCGGCAGTATCGGATTGCTCAGCAACAACCGGGTGACCGGCAACGTCATCTCCTCCTCCACCGGCGCGGATTACTGGGAGTTCTGGACGCCCGGCTCCTACACCGTCGCCGGCAACCTGCTGCAGGGCATTCGCGGTCTGAACGGTGGCGACACGCTGTCGTCGGGGCTGTTCGCCAACCCGGCGGCCGGCGATTTCCGGCTGGGCGGCGGGGCCGCGGCGGCCCTTGGTCTTTCCCTGGGAATCCATGAGCTGGACTGGGCGCGGATGGGCACCGCTCCGCTGACGGTGCCGGGAATTCCCAACCCCGGCACCGGTGGTGGATCGGGGACCGGAACAGGCGGCACGTCCGCAGCCTCGTCCGGGTTGGCCTTTTCGCCACTGGCCTACATCGCCTCCTACGCCGACCTGTCGGCCGCCTTCGGCGCCAACGCCGCCGCCGGTGCCGCGCACTATGCCGCCAGCGGCCGGGCGGAAGGTCGGGCCGTGAGCTTCGATCCCTTGGCCTACATCGCCTCCTACGGCGACCTGCCGGCGGTCTTCGGCACCAACGGCGATGCCGCCGCCGCCCATTACATCACCAGCGGCCGGGCGGAGGGGCGGACGGTGAGTTTCGATCCGCTGGCCTACATCGCGTCCTACGGCGACCTGACGGCTGCCTTCGGCACCGACCGGATGGCGGCGGCGATGCATTACATCGGCAGCGGCCGGGCGGAAGGCCGGACGGTCAGCTTCGATCCGCTCTCCTATCTGGCGGCGAATCCCGATCTCGCCGCCGCCTTCGGCACCGACACCATCCGGGCCGATCTGCATTACCTGGGCAGCGGCCGGACGGAGGGGCGGAGCACCGGCTTCAACGCCTCGGCCTATCTGGCTGCCAACGCCGACGTGGCGGCGGCCACCGGCGGCGACCTGACGGCGGCGATGCGGCACTACATCCTGAACGGCCGGCTGGAAGGCCGGGCGCTCAGCCCCATCGCTGCCCTCGCCCCTGCCCGCGCGGCGGCGCTGCTGCCGGACGGCGCCATGCTGGCCGCCGGGATCGGGTGA
- a CDS encoding SDR family oxidoreductase gives MTKCIAILGAGPGLGVSLARRYGNEGYAVALVARRAEPLAAMTAQLGTEGIPAAAFVADLRDPAQVGAALAAIQSRYGTVDTLYYGPSAPETFVPAFSLTPGQVKAKTELFLYGLVAAVQAVLPDMRERKAGTILVALGGSAAIGLPFMSGPGPALAAARNYLHSLHGEVAGDGVHIGMLTLAAVIRNSAWQSGMASGEIRIDLPPGFQIPEIDPADLAGMLWEMARARQVSELVYPPHP, from the coding sequence ATGACCAAATGCATCGCCATTCTCGGCGCTGGTCCCGGCCTGGGCGTATCGCTGGCCCGCAGATATGGGAATGAGGGCTATGCCGTCGCGCTGGTCGCCCGGCGGGCGGAGCCGCTGGCGGCCATGACCGCCCAGCTTGGGACCGAAGGGATTCCGGCGGCGGCCTTCGTGGCCGATCTGCGTGATCCGGCGCAGGTCGGCGCGGCTCTGGCGGCGATCCAATCGCGCTATGGCACCGTCGACACGCTCTATTATGGCCCCAGCGCGCCGGAGACCTTCGTTCCGGCCTTCTCGCTGACGCCCGGGCAGGTCAAGGCGAAGACCGAGCTGTTCCTCTACGGCCTTGTCGCCGCCGTGCAGGCGGTGCTGCCGGACATGCGGGAGCGCAAGGCGGGAACCATCCTCGTCGCTCTCGGCGGATCGGCGGCGATCGGGCTGCCCTTCATGAGCGGTCCCGGCCCGGCTCTGGCCGCCGCCCGCAATTATCTGCATTCTCTGCACGGCGAGGTCGCCGGGGATGGCGTTCATATCGGGATGCTGACTCTGGCCGCGGTCATCAGGAACAGCGCCTGGCAGTCCGGCATGGCCTCCGGCGAGATCAGGATCGACCTGCCCCCCGGCTTCCAGATCCCGGAAATCGATCCGGCGGATCTTGCCGGGATGCTGTGGGAGATGGCCCGGGCGCGTCAGGTTTCGGAACTGGTCTATCCGCCGCATCCCTGA